From Dehalococcoidia bacterium, one genomic window encodes:
- a CDS encoding ABC transporter substrate-binding protein, whose amino-acid sequence MKKWSVVAFAIVAIAVAAFFALRVNNTPEGTKVIAIANLMSHPILDTVQENLLAELRREGYEDGKNVRIILRNASGQMQVVPSIANELVAQNPDVIIAVTTPVSQAIKKVAKCPVVFGAVTDPIGAGLITSFDRGEEMITGTSDAVPYDEQLRLIRRITPNAKRLGVLFNPGEAASQYGIKQLRKYAPEIGFTLVEGPVSSTGDVYPVAQELSSKVDAILISTDNTVAAGIAAAVKVAVEYKIPLYACDSGSIEKGALAAVSAGYAQVGIDTGKLAVRVLKGERGIPAITAKGSELYLNKKAAEMMGVIIPGEVVQDATKVYDEIKE is encoded by the coding sequence ATGAAGAAGTGGTCAGTCGTTGCATTTGCAATCGTGGCAATTGCGGTTGCGGCGTTTTTCGCCCTGCGCGTCAATAACACCCCTGAAGGGACAAAGGTCATTGCTATTGCAAATCTGATGTCCCATCCCATTCTCGACACTGTACAGGAGAACCTCTTAGCAGAGCTGCGACGAGAGGGGTATGAGGATGGCAAGAATGTTCGGATTATTCTAAGAAACGCGAGCGGGCAGATGCAGGTGGTTCCGAGTATTGCGAATGAATTAGTTGCCCAAAATCCCGACGTCATTATCGCGGTAACGACACCAGTGTCTCAGGCCATAAAGAAAGTCGCCAAATGCCCAGTAGTATTTGGAGCGGTCACTGATCCAATAGGTGCGGGACTCATAACCTCCTTTGACCGCGGTGAGGAAATGATAACAGGCACAAGCGATGCTGTTCCATATGACGAACAGCTTCGTCTAATAAGACGCATCACGCCTAATGCGAAGCGTTTGGGTGTCCTCTTTAATCCAGGAGAAGCCGCATCGCAATACGGAATCAAACAACTAAGAAAGTATGCCCCAGAGATAGGGTTTACTTTGGTTGAAGGCCCTGTGAGTTCTACTGGAGACGTCTACCCTGTGGCTCAAGAACTCTCCAGCAAAGTCGACGCCATCCTAATTTCCACGGACAATACGGTCGCGGCTGGTATTGCTGCTGCGGTGAAGGTCGCTGTTGAGTACAAAATACCGTTGTACGCTTGCGATAGCGGGTCCATCGAAAAAGGAGCGCTCGCGGCCGTCTCCGCGGGATACGCTCAGGTCGGAATTGATACCGGCAAGCTGGCGGTTCGGGTACTCAAGGGTGAGCGAGGAATTCCCGCAATTACCGCGAAGGGCTCCGAGCTCTACTTAAATAAAAA